From the Prosthecobacter fusiformis genome, one window contains:
- a CDS encoding prephenate dehydratase, with translation MTDASHPQTLACLGPEGSFSHLLTQMRFPDAQIQLLAGISEVFDFIRTHPQALGIVPIENSSGGFIIDTVDRLVDERCGLHILEELTLDVKLALLGRHCAEIKTIHSHAMPFFHSDEWLKANYPDAKRIVEASTAKAAEKAATQEGAAAIGPRQNAQRHSLDILHFPIAGEVPNITQFFLLGHAANPASTSNNRTALVVELPDRPGSLCRFLTPLSDSAINMKRLESRPIRGQPNKYRFYIEIEGSPADPHVQSALAETLNDGASIRSLGSYPAGHRFES, from the coding sequence ATGACAGACGCATCACACCCCCAAACCCTCGCCTGCCTTGGCCCTGAAGGCAGCTTTTCGCACCTGCTCACCCAGATGCGTTTTCCAGATGCCCAGATACAGCTCCTGGCTGGCATTTCTGAGGTCTTTGATTTCATCCGCACCCACCCCCAGGCTCTCGGCATCGTCCCCATCGAAAACTCCTCCGGTGGCTTCATCATCGATACCGTGGACCGTTTAGTGGACGAGCGCTGCGGCCTCCACATCCTGGAAGAACTCACCCTGGATGTAAAGCTCGCCCTCCTTGGTCGGCACTGTGCGGAAATCAAAACCATCCACTCCCATGCCATGCCCTTCTTCCATTCCGATGAATGGTTGAAAGCCAACTATCCCGACGCCAAGCGCATCGTCGAAGCCAGCACCGCCAAGGCCGCAGAAAAAGCCGCCACCCAGGAAGGCGCGGCCGCCATTGGCCCTCGTCAAAACGCCCAGCGTCACTCCCTGGACATCCTGCATTTCCCCATTGCTGGAGAGGTCCCCAACATTACCCAGTTCTTCTTGTTAGGCCACGCAGCCAATCCGGCCAGCACCTCCAACAACCGAACCGCTCTCGTCGTCGAGCTTCCCGACCGCCCTGGCAGCCTCTGCCGCTTCCTCACCCCGCTGAGCGATAGTGCCATCAACATGAAGCGCCTGGAGTCCCGCCCCATCCGCGGCCAGCCTAACAAATACCGCTTTTACATCGAAATCGAAGGCTCCCCCGCCGATCCCCACGTCCAGAGCGCCCTCGCCGAGACCCTCAACGACGGAGCCTCCATCCGCAGCCTCGGCTCCTACCCCGCCGGCCATCGCTTCGAATCCTGA